A DNA window from Moorella thermoacetica contains the following coding sequences:
- the pheS gene encoding phenylalanine--tRNA ligase subunit alpha has protein sequence MLEVIAKIREEALARVAAATSSEELEALRVRYLGKKGELTRVLRGMGKLPPEERPRVGQMANKVREELEGALKEHRENLSRREQAERLRAEALDVTLPGRPVTRGNRHPLYQILNEIKAVFIGLGFDVAEGPEVESDYYNFEALNLPKEHPARDMQDSFYITEDVLLRTHTSPVQVRVMEARHPQLPIRIIAPGKVYRRDDDATHSPLFHQVEGLLVDRRVTFGDLKGTLMAFLKQMFGEQVRVRFRPSYFPFTEPSAEVDMSCVMCGGSGCRVCSHTGWLEILGCGMVHPKVLSMSGYDPEEVSGFAFGLGVERVAMLKYGIDDLRLFYENDLRFLRQF, from the coding sequence ATGTTAGAAGTTATCGCCAAAATTCGGGAGGAAGCCCTGGCCCGGGTGGCAGCGGCCACCAGCAGCGAGGAACTGGAGGCCTTACGGGTCCGGTACCTGGGAAAAAAGGGTGAACTGACCCGGGTTTTACGGGGGATGGGTAAACTTCCACCTGAAGAGCGGCCCCGGGTAGGACAGATGGCCAACAAGGTACGGGAAGAGCTGGAAGGGGCTCTGAAAGAACACCGGGAGAATCTCTCCCGCCGCGAACAGGCGGAGCGCTTGCGGGCGGAAGCCCTTGATGTGACCCTGCCGGGACGTCCGGTTACCAGGGGCAACCGTCACCCCCTTTATCAGATATTGAACGAAATCAAGGCCGTTTTTATCGGCCTGGGGTTTGACGTCGCCGAGGGGCCGGAGGTGGAGAGCGACTACTATAACTTTGAGGCCCTGAACTTACCCAAGGAGCACCCGGCGCGGGATATGCAGGATTCCTTTTACATTACCGAAGACGTACTCCTGCGTACCCATACCTCCCCGGTACAAGTGAGGGTGATGGAAGCGCGGCATCCCCAACTGCCAATCCGTATTATTGCGCCGGGTAAAGTCTACCGGCGCGACGATGACGCCACCCACTCCCCCTTGTTCCACCAGGTGGAGGGCCTGCTGGTGGACCGGCGGGTGACCTTCGGCGACCTTAAAGGCACCTTGATGGCTTTTTTAAAGCAGATGTTCGGCGAACAGGTCCGGGTGCGTTTCCGGCCCAGCTATTTCCCCTTCACCGAGCCCAGCGCGGAAGTAGATATGTCCTGCGTCATGTGCGGCGGCAGCGGCTGTCGTGTCTGTTCCCACACCGGCTGGCTGGAGATCCTTGGCTGCGGTATGGTTCACCCTAAGGTTTTAAGCATGTCCGGCTACGACCCGGAGGAGGTCAGCGGCTTTGCCTTTGGCCTGGGCGTGGAGCGGGTGGCCATGCTGAAGTACGGCATCGACGACCTGCGCCTCTTCTATGAAAACGACCTGCGCTTCCTGCGGCAGTTTTAA
- a CDS encoding TrkH family potassium uptake protein: protein MREWPFRLRPPQIMVLGFGLVIATGTLLLSLPVASQTGHPVAVIDALFTATSATAVTGLNTVDTQTTYSLFGELVILALIQTGGLGFMTLSTLVALLIGKRITLRERLVMQEAMNQLTVEGVVRLSKYVLVFTLLAEGLGAVILSMRFSRQMPLGQAIYFGIFHSVSAFCNAGFDLFSKSLVDYRGDWVVNLVITGLIITGGIGFSVVADIYTKRSWQRLSLHSKIVIRTTLWLILAGTLIILALEYTNAKSLAPLPLSEKVLAAYFQAVTPRTAGFNTLSIADLRPVTLLFIIILMFIGASPGSTGGGIKTSTFAAIAAAVWTIIRGNVDIEVFGRRLPRDTVLKALAIVAVSMLLVVTVTGILLITEGAELETVLFEVTSAFGTVGLSMGLTPRLTVIGKLLISATMFTGRVGPLTLAFAIAQRLGRQGVKHYPEERIIVG from the coding sequence TTGCGGGAATGGCCCTTCCGTTTACGGCCGCCCCAGATAATGGTCCTGGGTTTCGGACTGGTAATCGCCACCGGTACGCTGTTACTCAGCCTGCCGGTGGCCAGCCAGACCGGGCACCCGGTGGCGGTCATTGACGCCCTGTTTACAGCCACGTCGGCTACCGCTGTAACGGGGTTGAATACTGTCGATACCCAAACTACCTATTCCCTTTTTGGAGAACTGGTAATCCTCGCTTTAATACAGACCGGCGGCCTGGGCTTCATGACCCTGTCAACCCTGGTCGCTTTACTTATTGGTAAGCGCATTACCCTGCGGGAGAGGCTGGTCATGCAGGAAGCCATGAACCAGCTGACGGTAGAAGGGGTAGTGCGCCTGAGCAAGTACGTTTTGGTATTTACCCTGCTGGCCGAAGGCCTGGGGGCCGTTATCTTAAGTATGCGTTTTAGCCGGCAAATGCCCCTGGGACAGGCCATCTATTTTGGCATTTTCCACTCTGTTTCCGCCTTTTGTAATGCCGGTTTTGATCTTTTCTCCAAGAGCCTGGTGGATTACCGTGGCGACTGGGTGGTCAACCTGGTTATTACCGGTCTGATTATCACCGGGGGCATTGGTTTCAGCGTCGTGGCAGATATTTATACCAAACGCTCCTGGCAGCGCCTTTCCCTGCACAGCAAAATTGTTATTCGGACTACATTATGGTTAATCCTCGCAGGTACGCTAATTATACTGGCGCTGGAGTATACTAATGCCAAGAGCCTGGCTCCTTTGCCCTTGAGCGAGAAGGTGCTGGCCGCCTATTTCCAGGCAGTTACCCCCAGGACGGCCGGATTTAATACCCTCAGTATCGCCGATTTAAGACCGGTAACCCTGTTATTCATCATAATTCTGATGTTTATCGGCGCTTCGCCGGGGTCGACGGGCGGTGGTATTAAAACAAGTACCTTTGCGGCCATCGCCGCGGCCGTCTGGACCATTATCCGGGGTAACGTGGATATTGAAGTCTTCGGCCGGCGGTTACCACGGGACACGGTATTGAAGGCCCTGGCGATAGTGGCTGTTTCCATGCTCCTGGTAGTTACGGTTACGGGTATCTTGTTGATTACCGAAGGGGCTGAGCTGGAGACGGTACTTTTTGAAGTAACTTCGGCCTTTGGTACTGTCGGTCTTTCCATGGGCTTGACACCTCGCCTGACGGTTATTGGCAAATTGTTGATTTCTGCTACCATGTTTACGGGTCGCGTCGGTCCCCTGACCCTGGCCTTTGCCATTGCCCAACGCCTGGGTCGTCAGGGAGTAAAACATTATCCTGAGGAGAGGATTATTGTTGGCTAA
- a CDS encoding cell division protein ZapA — translation MPQAEGQVAAQDRTTVNINGQDYVVKGEAPEYIQMLAAYVDKKMRQVNQKFPHYSPVKVAVLAALNIADELYKVQQDYDTLVKLIQEEKQG, via the coding sequence TTGCCCCAGGCCGAAGGCCAGGTGGCGGCTCAGGACCGCACCACAGTGAATATTAACGGCCAGGACTATGTAGTTAAAGGGGAAGCCCCGGAATATATCCAGATGCTGGCCGCCTATGTGGATAAAAAGATGCGTCAGGTAAACCAGAAATTCCCCCACTATTCGCCCGTGAAGGTGGCCGTCCTCGCCGCGTTGAATATTGCCGACGAGCTCTACAAAGTACAGCAGGATTACGACACCCTGGTGAAATTGATACAGGAGGAAAAACAGGGTTGA
- a CDS encoding arginase family protein, whose amino-acid sequence MFTGPKVVTLLNFDDTLAKQEELRRFPHDLVDLRDLKGTRMYCAPEVLGEIATRLGKTKRGITLIGSGDFHYVSYLLLAAMTRPFTLILFDNHADLKQDHPHAPLSCASWVARALELPYLQKAIIIGTRGDEMRWVPPRHREKVLFLFFTGKAWLRQVLNNSTGTVYISIDKDVLCREDAVTNWEQGSMTLAELLLALREITQQKEVAAADVCGEAPLHPLDQLRPAGREAIRKNMRANVMILRTLLLAGSYKKAS is encoded by the coding sequence ATGTTTACAGGACCGAAGGTTGTCACCTTGCTGAATTTTGATGATACCTTAGCTAAACAGGAAGAGCTGCGCCGTTTCCCCCATGACCTGGTCGACCTGCGGGACCTCAAGGGTACCAGGATGTATTGCGCTCCGGAGGTCCTGGGAGAGATAGCCACCCGGTTGGGTAAGACTAAAAGGGGGATTACCTTAATCGGCAGCGGTGACTTCCATTATGTATCCTACCTGCTGCTGGCGGCCATGACCCGCCCCTTTACCTTAATCCTCTTTGACAATCATGCCGACCTCAAGCAAGATCACCCGCATGCCCCTCTTTCCTGCGCTTCCTGGGTGGCCCGGGCCCTTGAGCTGCCGTACCTGCAGAAGGCCATAATTATCGGAACCCGCGGGGATGAAATGCGGTGGGTGCCACCCCGTCACCGCGAGAAGGTACTCTTCCTTTTTTTCACCGGTAAGGCCTGGCTCCGGCAGGTTTTAAATAATTCTACCGGGACCGTTTATATCAGCATCGATAAAGACGTGTTGTGCCGGGAGGATGCCGTCACCAACTGGGAACAGGGGTCGATGACCCTGGCGGAACTTTTACTGGCCCTGCGGGAGATTACGCAGCAGAAAGAGGTAGCCGCTGCCGACGTCTGCGGCGAGGCCCCCCTGCACCCCCTGGATCAGTTGCGTCCTGCCGGCCGGGAAGCTATCCGCAAGAACATGCGTGCCAATGTAATGATCCTCCGCACCCTGCTGCTGGCTGGCAGCTATAAGAAGGCGTCCTAG
- the rplT gene encoding 50S ribosomal protein L20, with amino-acid sequence MARVKRGVTKHQRHKKILKLAKGYFGAKSKLFRPANEQVIKSLAYAYAHRRQRKGDFRKLWIARINAAARMNGINYSRLVNGLKKAGVEINRKMLADMAVNDQAGFNRLVDIAKEKLGLGA; translated from the coding sequence ATGGCACGCGTTAAACGGGGTGTAACCAAACACCAGCGTCATAAAAAGATCCTGAAGCTGGCGAAGGGGTATTTTGGTGCCAAGTCCAAACTCTTCCGGCCGGCCAACGAGCAGGTGATCAAGTCCCTGGCCTACGCCTATGCCCACCGGCGCCAGCGTAAAGGTGACTTCCGCAAACTCTGGATCGCCCGCATCAATGCCGCCGCCAGGATGAACGGGATTAACTACAGCCGCCTGGTCAACGGGTTGAAAAAGGCGGGGGTAGAGATCAATCGCAAGATGCTGGCCGACATGGCCGTTAACGACCAGGCCGGCTTTAACCGCCTGGTGGATATAGCCAAAGAAAAGTTAGGCCTGGGTGCCTAA
- the pheT gene encoding phenylalanine--tRNA ligase subunit beta, translating into MRVPYKWLQQYVDVTLPPAELADKLTMAGLAVEGVEDLTPGFQKVVAGKIKTITPHPDADHLVICNVDAGRELQLVTGAPNVHEGQMVAVALEGARLPGGREIHRATFRGVVSEGMLCSAQELGLDVSLVSPEDREGIITLPPDASPGADAAEVLGLKDVVLVLELTPNRADCLSILGVAREVAAITGAPIHLPATLPGEDGPEITGLATVEITAPDLCARYVARLVQGVRIGPSPAWLQAFLRAAGMRPINNVVDITNFIMLEMGQPLHAFDYDLLEGHRIIVRRAGPGEKITTLDGVERELDPEMLVIADAARPVAVAGVMGGLATEVTPATTNILIESAHFDGASIRRTSRRLGLRSEASTRFERGVNLEGAPAAADRAARLMAELAGGRVAPGRIDCYVKRRQPVTIELRPERVNYLLGTELAPTTMKELLERLHLEVRGEGPFQVTVPAYRGDLTGEIDLVEEIARLYGYNRIPVTLPGNLTAREKQAPAQRWEEAGREAAAAAGLAEVITYSFIGPRALDQLRLPEDHPWRRTVKIQNPLREEQSIMRPSLLPGLLEVAGRNASRRVLPVAIYELGRVFIPAGSRRPGEPLRLAGLVMGTTPRGWNWPAGEMDFYYLKGILESIFSRLRVRDVSWEASNAYPFLHPGRAATIKAGTRVLGYLGELHPDVLAAVELPARACAFELDWEAAGDLALRVPRYEPLPRFPAVERDLAVVVPATTPAAAVAGVIREAGGELLRAIALFDVYEGAPVPEGCKSLAYSLVYQLPDRTLTDAEVNAAQERIQRALEERLGASLRQ; encoded by the coding sequence TTGCGAGTCCCGTATAAATGGCTACAACAATACGTCGACGTCACCCTGCCGCCTGCAGAGCTGGCCGACAAGCTCACCATGGCCGGCCTGGCGGTTGAGGGTGTCGAAGACCTCACCCCCGGCTTTCAGAAGGTAGTGGCCGGGAAAATAAAAACCATCACCCCCCATCCCGATGCCGACCACCTGGTCATCTGCAACGTCGACGCCGGCCGGGAACTCCAGCTGGTAACGGGGGCTCCCAACGTCCATGAGGGCCAGATGGTAGCCGTCGCCCTGGAAGGCGCCAGGTTGCCGGGAGGAAGGGAGATTCACCGGGCTACCTTCCGCGGCGTGGTCTCCGAAGGAATGCTTTGTTCGGCCCAGGAGCTTGGCCTGGATGTCAGCCTGGTTTCCCCGGAAGACAGGGAAGGCATCATCACCCTGCCCCCCGATGCCTCCCCGGGAGCGGATGCGGCTGAAGTCCTGGGCCTCAAGGACGTAGTCCTGGTTCTGGAGTTGACCCCCAACCGGGCCGACTGCCTGAGCATTTTGGGCGTCGCACGGGAAGTGGCGGCTATTACCGGCGCCCCCATCCACCTGCCGGCCACTCTTCCCGGCGAGGACGGCCCGGAAATTACCGGTCTGGCGACGGTAGAAATTACCGCCCCGGACCTCTGCGCCCGCTATGTGGCTCGCCTGGTCCAGGGAGTGCGCATCGGCCCCTCACCGGCCTGGCTGCAGGCCTTTTTACGGGCCGCAGGTATGCGGCCGATCAACAACGTGGTTGACATAACTAACTTTATCATGCTGGAGATGGGCCAGCCCCTCCATGCCTTTGATTACGACCTCCTGGAAGGACACCGGATAATCGTGCGCCGGGCCGGGCCGGGAGAAAAAATAACGACCCTGGATGGAGTGGAACGGGAGCTGGATCCGGAGATGCTGGTCATCGCCGACGCTGCGCGGCCGGTAGCCGTAGCCGGCGTCATGGGAGGGCTGGCGACGGAGGTTACCCCGGCAACCACCAATATCCTGATCGAATCCGCCCATTTTGACGGTGCTTCCATCCGCCGTACCTCCCGCCGCCTGGGCTTGCGCTCGGAGGCCTCGACCCGTTTTGAACGGGGGGTCAACCTGGAGGGCGCGCCAGCTGCGGCCGACCGGGCGGCGCGGTTAATGGCCGAACTGGCCGGGGGCCGGGTGGCCCCTGGCCGCATCGACTGCTATGTAAAACGGCGCCAGCCGGTCACTATTGAGCTGCGGCCGGAGCGGGTAAACTACCTCCTGGGGACGGAACTGGCACCAACAACCATGAAGGAACTCCTGGAGCGCCTGCACCTGGAAGTCCGGGGTGAAGGCCCCTTCCAGGTGACCGTCCCGGCCTACCGGGGCGACCTGACCGGGGAGATTGACCTGGTGGAAGAGATAGCCCGCCTCTATGGCTATAACCGCATCCCCGTCACCCTGCCGGGTAACCTCACGGCCAGGGAAAAACAGGCCCCGGCCCAGCGCTGGGAAGAGGCCGGCAGGGAAGCGGCGGCGGCCGCCGGGCTGGCGGAGGTCATCACCTACAGCTTTATCGGTCCCAGGGCCCTGGATCAACTGCGGCTGCCGGAGGACCACCCCTGGCGCCGTACAGTGAAGATCCAGAATCCTTTAAGGGAAGAGCAGAGCATCATGCGGCCCTCCTTGCTGCCGGGCTTATTGGAGGTGGCCGGCCGAAACGCCAGCCGCCGGGTGCTGCCGGTGGCCATCTATGAACTGGGGCGGGTATTTATACCGGCAGGGTCCCGCCGGCCCGGTGAACCACTGCGCCTGGCCGGGCTGGTCATGGGGACCACCCCGCGGGGATGGAACTGGCCGGCCGGGGAGATGGATTTTTATTACCTGAAGGGTATCCTCGAAAGTATATTCAGCCGGCTCCGGGTAAGGGACGTTTCCTGGGAAGCCAGTAATGCCTATCCCTTCCTCCATCCCGGCCGGGCCGCGACCATCAAGGCCGGTACCAGGGTCCTGGGCTACCTGGGGGAACTGCACCCGGATGTTCTGGCGGCCGTGGAGCTGCCGGCAAGGGCCTGCGCCTTTGAACTGGACTGGGAGGCTGCCGGGGACCTGGCACTGAGGGTGCCCCGCTATGAACCCCTGCCCCGTTTCCCGGCCGTGGAACGGGACCTGGCGGTGGTGGTGCCGGCCACGACCCCGGCGGCGGCCGTGGCCGGGGTAATCAGGGAGGCCGGGGGCGAACTGCTGCGGGCCATCGCCCTCTTCGATGTCTATGAAGGCGCCCCGGTGCCGGAGGGATGCAAGAGCCTGGCCTATTCCCTGGTCTATCAGTTGCCCGACCGGACCCTGACCGATGCCGAGGTCAATGCAGCCCAGGAAAGGATTCAAAGGGCCCTGGAGGAACGTCTGGGGGCCAGTTTGCGACAGTAG
- a CDS encoding potassium channel family protein produces the protein MLAKGGKALKQFAVIGLGRFGTSVARTLSRMGHQVIAIDSDEAKVEALMDEVTTAVQADARDEEALKAAGIRNVDVAIVAIGENVEANILVTLIVKELGIKCVVAKAINDQHGKVLAKIGADRIVYPERDMGVRVAHTLASGNVLEHIDLSPEYSIVEIVAPARVAGKTLGQLNLRAQHGVSVMAIKRNDKILAAPGADDVVEEGDILVLVGRNKALERLQES, from the coding sequence TTGTTGGCTAAAGGCGGTAAAGCTCTGAAACAGTTCGCCGTAATCGGCCTGGGCCGTTTTGGAACCAGCGTGGCCCGGACTTTGAGCCGTATGGGGCACCAGGTGATAGCTATCGACAGCGACGAGGCCAAGGTAGAAGCCCTGATGGATGAAGTAACCACGGCAGTCCAGGCTGATGCCCGGGATGAGGAGGCCCTGAAGGCGGCCGGCATCCGCAATGTGGATGTAGCCATTGTTGCCATCGGGGAAAATGTCGAGGCCAATATTCTGGTCACCCTTATCGTCAAGGAACTAGGCATCAAGTGTGTGGTGGCCAAGGCTATAAATGACCAGCACGGTAAAGTTCTGGCCAAGATCGGCGCTGACAGGATTGTTTACCCGGAGCGGGATATGGGGGTGAGGGTGGCCCACACCCTGGCTTCCGGCAACGTCTTGGAACATATAGACCTCTCGCCGGAATATAGCATTGTTGAAATTGTGGCCCCTGCCAGGGTCGCCGGCAAGACCTTGGGCCAGCTCAATTTACGGGCCCAGCACGGGGTCAGCGTCATGGCCATCAAGCGAAACGACAAGATCTTAGCCGCGCCCGGCGCCGATGATGTGGTGGAAGAAGGGGATATCTTGGTCCTGGTGGGCCGGAATAAAGCCCTGGAGAGGCTGCAGGAAAGCTAA
- the rpmI gene encoding 50S ribosomal protein L35, whose protein sequence is MPKMKTHRGAAKRLRVTASGKVKRFRAYKSHLLASKTPKQKRRLRHPALVDSTDRRRVARLLPYEA, encoded by the coding sequence ATGCCAAAAATGAAGACCCACCGGGGCGCGGCCAAAAGGCTGCGGGTAACTGCCTCGGGGAAGGTTAAGAGATTCCGGGCCTATAAAAGCCACTTGCTGGCCAGCAAGACACCAAAGCAGAAAAGGCGCCTGCGCCACCCGGCTCTGGTAGACAGTACCGACCGGCGGCGGGTAGCCAGGTTATTGCCTTATGAGGCCTAA
- a CDS encoding nucleotidyltransferase domain-containing protein, which translates to MADFAGGQEDVLALFLFGSYGTKWQTALSDVDLAVLPMPETS; encoded by the coding sequence GCAGGTGGACAGGAGGATGTCCTAGCCTTGTTTTTATTTGGCTCCTACGGTACGAAATGGCAAACGGCACTATCGGATGTTGATCTGGCAGTACTGCCGATGCCGGAAACCTCGTAG
- the infC gene encoding translation initiation factor IF-3: protein MSKDLRVNGEIRTRDVRLVGADGQQLGIMPTREALRIAQEQGMDLVEVAPTARPPVCRIMDFGKYKYEQSKREREARKKQRIINIKEVKLRLNIEEHDFQVKTRNAIRFLQDGDKVKVTIMFRGREIAHADLGLKLCQRVADQVADLASIEKPPKVEGRNMTMILAPKS, encoded by the coding sequence ATCAGCAAGGATTTAAGGGTCAATGGAGAAATCCGGACCCGTGATGTGCGCCTGGTTGGTGCCGACGGCCAGCAACTTGGTATCATGCCGACGCGGGAAGCCCTGCGAATAGCTCAGGAACAGGGTATGGACCTGGTAGAAGTGGCCCCAACGGCGCGACCGCCAGTTTGCCGTATTATGGATTTCGGCAAGTATAAATACGAGCAGAGCAAGCGGGAGCGCGAGGCCAGGAAGAAACAGCGTATAATAAACATCAAAGAGGTCAAACTGCGCCTGAACATCGAGGAACATGACTTCCAGGTCAAAACGCGCAACGCCATTCGCTTTTTGCAGGATGGCGACAAGGTGAAGGTGACGATTATGTTTCGTGGCCGCGAGATTGCCCACGCCGATCTCGGCCTGAAGTTGTGCCAGCGGGTGGCCGACCAGGTGGCGGACCTTGCCTCCATTGAAAAACCGCCCAAAGTAGAGGGACGTAATATGACCATGATTCTGGCTCCCAAGTCGTAA
- a CDS encoding PHP domain-containing protein — MTNLELAWALAEMGDLLELKGEEPFKVRAYHRAARSLENLEEEAADLYARGALEEIPGVGKNLAKKLAELLTTGRSTFLDNLRREVPPGLREMLAIPGLGSRTVRQIHQGLGITTLAELEQAAWERRIRTLPGLGSKTELAILRGLEMLREVQDRVPLGVARPLALLLRAQLLALPGVVRAEIAGSVRRGKEMVGDIDLVAAVEPDNQVAAVLVRHPQVKEVLAREPDRLALQTNLGLKIEVIMVPPEDFPATLFYATGSKAHRRALLRLAAERGLGAADLGLVTPRWLAEEEDVLAGGTTEAPGKGGGSHGEAAAAFATSGATAKEDTPGVAGGAPGTGVPPAHAGAPLTHAGTGTNAREEHAGVREPVEAAFYQRLGLPYIVPELREDRGELAAARRGELPHLVTLADIRGDLHMHSRYSDGVETIAAMAAAARARGYQYIAITDHSRSLTVARGLSLEQLKAQREEIARLNEELEGITILAGIEVDILADGRLDYEDEVLKEFDLVIASIHSGFRQEREQIMARLEAALRNPYVDILGHPTGRMLGRRQPYAVDVKRVIELAAETGTILEINASPERLDLNDTSARLAKEYGVPIAIDTDAHDPHRLADMEYGVLTARRGWLEPADVVNTWELERLLAGLKRNRHGA, encoded by the coding sequence TTGACCAACCTGGAGCTGGCCTGGGCCCTGGCGGAAATGGGCGACTTGCTGGAGTTAAAGGGGGAGGAGCCCTTTAAGGTGCGGGCCTACCATCGTGCCGCCCGTTCCCTGGAGAACCTGGAGGAAGAGGCGGCCGATCTATACGCCCGCGGCGCCCTGGAGGAGATACCCGGCGTGGGCAAGAACCTGGCCAAAAAGCTCGCCGAACTCCTGACTACAGGCCGCTCTACCTTTCTCGACAATCTCCGCCGGGAAGTGCCGCCGGGCCTGCGGGAGATGCTGGCCATCCCGGGGCTGGGCAGCCGTACCGTCCGCCAGATTCACCAGGGACTGGGGATTACGACCCTGGCTGAGCTGGAACAGGCGGCCTGGGAGAGGCGCATCCGCACCCTGCCGGGTCTGGGCAGCAAGACGGAACTGGCCATTCTGCGGGGGCTGGAGATGCTGCGGGAGGTCCAGGACCGGGTACCCCTGGGGGTGGCCCGGCCCCTGGCCCTGTTGTTGCGGGCTCAACTCCTGGCCCTGCCGGGGGTGGTCCGGGCGGAAATAGCCGGGAGCGTCCGCCGCGGTAAAGAAATGGTGGGGGATATTGATCTGGTGGCCGCCGTCGAGCCGGACAACCAGGTGGCGGCAGTCCTGGTCCGCCACCCCCAGGTCAAGGAAGTCCTGGCCAGGGAACCGGACCGCCTGGCCCTGCAGACGAACCTGGGCCTGAAGATCGAAGTGATCATGGTTCCCCCGGAGGATTTCCCGGCCACCCTCTTTTATGCCACCGGGTCAAAGGCGCATCGCCGGGCCCTGCTTCGCCTGGCCGCCGAAAGAGGCCTTGGGGCGGCCGACCTGGGCCTGGTTACCCCGCGCTGGCTGGCCGAGGAGGAGGACGTGCTGGCCGGGGGAACTACGGAAGCCCCGGGAAAGGGCGGCGGGTCCCATGGGGAAGCAGCTGCCGCCTTTGCAACATCCGGGGCGACGGCTAAGGAGGATACCCCCGGGGTCGCCGGCGGTGCTCCTGGTACCGGCGTCCCCCCTGCACACGCCGGCGCACCCCTTACACATGCCGGTACCGGGACCAATGCACGGGAAGAACACGCCGGGGTGAGGGAGCCGGTTGAAGCTGCCTTTTACCAGCGCCTGGGTTTACCTTACATCGTCCCCGAACTCCGGGAAGACCGGGGAGAGCTCGCAGCCGCCCGGCGGGGGGAACTGCCCCACCTTGTTACCCTCGCCGATATCCGTGGCGACCTGCATATGCACAGCCGCTACAGCGACGGAGTGGAGACCATTGCCGCCATGGCCGCGGCAGCCAGGGCCAGGGGCTACCAGTATATCGCCATCACCGACCACTCCCGCTCCCTGACGGTGGCCCGGGGCCTGAGCCTTGAACAGTTAAAGGCCCAGCGGGAAGAGATTGCCCGCCTGAATGAGGAACTGGAAGGCATCACCATCCTGGCCGGGATCGAAGTGGACATCCTGGCCGACGGCCGCCTGGACTACGAAGATGAGGTTTTAAAGGAATTCGATCTGGTTATCGCCTCCATCCATTCCGGCTTCCGCCAGGAGAGGGAGCAAATCATGGCCCGCCTGGAAGCGGCCCTGCGCAACCCTTATGTGGATATCCTGGGACACCCCACCGGCCGCATGCTGGGCCGGCGGCAGCCCTACGCCGTAGATGTCAAGAGGGTTATAGAACTGGCGGCGGAGACGGGGACCATCCTGGAGATCAACGCCAGCCCCGAACGGCTGGATCTAAACGATACCTCGGCCCGCCTGGCCAAAGAATACGGCGTACCCATCGCCATTGATACCGATGCCCATGACCCTCACCGTCTCGCGGACATGGAGTACGGCGTCCTCACCGCCCGGCGCGGTTGGCTGGAACCCGCGGACGTAGTCAACACCTGGGAACTGGAACGGCTGCTGGCCGGGTTGAAGCGGAACAGGCACGGGGCGTAA
- a CDS encoding TrmH family RNA methyltransferase, with amino-acid sequence MALITSPNNRYVKLARSLQDRSWREKKGLYLIEGIHLLEEALQAGTSLEVVLHSPRIFTTSRGEKLVAGLQRAGYQCLAVTEELMAGISTTMTPPGIVAVAPMQAKNLAELLAVTSPLHSPPLFIIAAGIQDPGNLGTIWRTALGAGATGLILTRGCVDPYNPKVVRSAMGATFRLPVAGGVEPALLARKLQDAGLKLVVADVGAPLTLWQVDLRPPLALIVGSENHGPGPELLAAATERVGIPLVGPVDSLNAAVAAALLLYEALRQRQGV; translated from the coding sequence ATGGCCTTAATTACATCTCCAAACAACCGCTACGTAAAGCTGGCCCGATCCCTTCAGGACCGCTCCTGGCGGGAAAAGAAGGGCCTTTATCTCATCGAGGGTATCCACCTGCTGGAAGAAGCCCTGCAGGCCGGCACGTCCCTGGAAGTGGTTTTACATAGTCCCCGCATTTTTACTACATCCCGGGGCGAAAAACTGGTAGCCGGCCTGCAAAGGGCCGGCTACCAGTGCCTGGCGGTAACGGAGGAGCTCATGGCCGGCATCAGCACCACCATGACGCCGCCGGGAATTGTGGCCGTGGCGCCAATGCAGGCAAAAAACCTTGCTGAGCTTCTGGCGGTGACGTCACCGCTCCATTCTCCTCCTTTATTTATAATCGCTGCCGGCATTCAGGACCCGGGCAATCTGGGGACCATCTGGCGCACGGCCTTGGGAGCTGGGGCGACGGGCTTAATTCTAACTCGTGGCTGCGTAGACCCCTATAACCCCAAGGTGGTCCGGTCGGCCATGGGGGCGACCTTCCGGCTGCCGGTGGCCGGCGGCGTAGAGCCCGCCCTGCTGGCCCGGAAACTTCAGGATGCCGGGCTGAAACTGGTAGTAGCCGACGTGGGTGCGCCCTTAACCCTCTGGCAGGTAGACCTGCGCCCGCCCCTGGCTTTGATAGTGGGCAGCGAGAACCACGGGCCCGGACCGGAATTGCTGGCTGCGGCTACCGAGCGGGTGGGCATCCCCTTGGTGGGACCAGTTGATTCCCTAAACGCCGCCGTGGCCGCGGCCCTCCTTCTCTATGAAGCCCTACGCCAGCGGCAGGGGGTATAA